One Streptomyces sp. R28 DNA window includes the following coding sequences:
- a CDS encoding DUF6415 family natural product biosynthesis protein yields the protein MPENTLLPLDADTIRTAYDSVLWAPRLPTGEELDTLKQQLQGHVQLLFPEVQDLARRMLGEMRRLAIHVLVRASQLLEQYTDGSPACDAFDLATMARALLTLYQHPGPLGRPTGADEIAEEIRRRLCGT from the coding sequence GTGCCTGAGAACACGCTGCTCCCGCTCGACGCGGACACGATCCGGACGGCGTACGACTCCGTGTTGTGGGCGCCCCGGCTGCCGACCGGCGAGGAGCTGGACACCCTGAAGCAGCAGCTCCAGGGGCATGTGCAGCTCCTGTTCCCGGAGGTTCAGGACCTCGCACGCCGCATGCTGGGCGAGATGCGACGGCTGGCGATCCACGTCCTCGTACGGGCGTCCCAGCTCCTCGAGCAATACACCGACGGCTCCCCGGCCTGCGACGCGTTTGACCTCGCCACCATGGCCCGCGCCCTCCTGACGCTGTACCAGCACCCCGGCCCGCTCGGGAGGCCGACCGGCGCGGACGAGATCGCCGAGGAGATCCGTCGACGCCTGTGCGGCACCTGA
- a CDS encoding DUF6119 family protein, whose protein sequence is MATLYRLIDVTPTVEAMRTAIEGDRLDRWEAQLHDASAWLGVPAVFLRAGKDCEATWCAVMARSTGIRVTEPKRRTAALLLLAVDGEVYAIAHDEGFRLLPEDIKDPRFGLSFAIRQVDPQQVRGLVAYTLGQSRTDIAIVPGGIPVPSLGVREYAQLVSRIGGYLDGTELTYSRYGRGKATSAEGGSGLRLRLGVEPGDLIADIREIGRICRELEPQQGLEFVEHLVPVRDTKTRVALDSALDDALGRFDDGAITIAVPADYISAYEEAVAFGVKIGTGGTRRVDDLTVVHLLDCVRTRKPGLRLEALREGRVCLFQHHAVDLVATKALRWIEAQLSLGERRFCLLDQSWYEIGAIYRSEVKDIVSRVISPAPSMTLPSWPLGVDEETYNQKLSESSEGRGFINLDRAYVKNPLKRRDVLEVSDHLTPDGTLVLVKPAHGRSGPLSHLFNQGLVTVQMLQNSAAVRAEFVRVVREKSGGSRCLPDDFIPRRLVFAIHLKRGTELTPETLFAFSQVTLAQTVKTLGQWGVTVEVIGIPDGGCNAVHGNVENAAA, encoded by the coding sequence ATGGCGACCCTCTACCGCCTCATCGATGTCACTCCCACAGTGGAGGCGATGAGGACGGCGATTGAGGGAGATCGACTTGACCGCTGGGAGGCCCAGCTGCACGACGCCAGTGCCTGGCTGGGTGTGCCCGCGGTCTTCCTCAGGGCTGGAAAGGACTGCGAGGCAACCTGGTGCGCGGTGATGGCGCGCAGTACGGGCATCCGAGTCACGGAGCCCAAGCGTCGGACGGCCGCGCTCCTGCTCCTCGCCGTCGACGGCGAGGTGTACGCCATCGCCCACGATGAGGGCTTCCGCCTGCTACCCGAGGACATCAAGGACCCCCGATTCGGCCTCTCCTTTGCCATCCGGCAGGTCGACCCCCAGCAGGTCCGCGGACTTGTCGCCTACACCCTCGGACAGTCCAGGACCGACATCGCGATCGTGCCCGGAGGCATCCCCGTCCCCTCGCTTGGCGTCCGGGAATATGCCCAGCTCGTGTCTCGCATCGGCGGCTACCTTGACGGTACTGAGCTGACGTACTCCCGGTACGGCCGGGGAAAGGCAACCAGCGCGGAGGGTGGCAGCGGTCTGCGGCTTCGGCTCGGTGTCGAACCCGGAGACCTGATCGCAGACATTCGAGAGATCGGCCGCATCTGCCGCGAGCTCGAGCCTCAGCAGGGACTCGAGTTCGTCGAACATCTTGTACCGGTCCGGGATACGAAGACCCGCGTAGCCCTCGACTCCGCTTTGGATGACGCCCTCGGACGCTTCGACGACGGCGCGATCACGATTGCTGTACCGGCGGACTACATCAGTGCCTATGAGGAGGCCGTGGCCTTCGGGGTGAAGATTGGCACTGGCGGGACGCGGCGGGTGGACGATCTGACCGTTGTCCATCTCCTCGACTGCGTGCGTACGCGTAAGCCCGGCCTCCGCTTGGAGGCACTGCGCGAGGGCAGGGTCTGCCTCTTCCAGCACCACGCGGTCGACCTGGTCGCCACCAAGGCACTGCGTTGGATCGAGGCGCAACTGAGCCTCGGCGAGCGGCGGTTCTGCCTGCTCGACCAGTCCTGGTACGAGATCGGCGCGATCTATCGGTCCGAGGTCAAGGACATCGTTTCTCGGGTGATCAGTCCGGCGCCCTCGATGACCCTGCCCTCGTGGCCACTCGGCGTCGACGAGGAAACGTACAACCAGAAGCTGTCAGAATCTTCAGAGGGGCGAGGCTTCATCAATCTCGACCGCGCCTACGTGAAGAACCCCCTCAAGCGTCGCGATGTCCTGGAGGTCAGCGACCACTTGACCCCCGACGGCACCCTGGTCCTGGTCAAGCCGGCTCACGGCCGATCGGGCCCGCTCAGCCACCTGTTCAACCAGGGACTCGTGACTGTCCAGATGTTGCAGAACTCGGCTGCCGTTCGCGCGGAGTTCGTCAGGGTCGTCCGCGAGAAGAGTGGCGGCAGTCGTTGCCTCCCTGATGACTTCATTCCCCGACGGCTTGTCTTCGCCATCCACCTGAAGCGCGGGACGGAACTGACCCCGGAGACACTCTTCGCCTTCTCCCAGGTCACGCTTGCGCAGACCGTCAAGACCCTGGGGCAGTGGGGCGTCACGGTCGAAGTCATAGGTATCCCTGACGGCGGCTGCAACGCCGTTCACGGCAACGTGGAGAACGCAGCGGCGTAG